The Tubulanus polymorphus chromosome 3, tnTubPoly1.2, whole genome shotgun sequence nucleotide sequence ATACTCAGCGTTACCATGCTCTTGAGCATGGTAAAGCAAGTACAGTACTCAAAATTGAGTATACCTTTGGATAAAATGTGCCGAGTACATTCGTCAATAAACGCGCAGTTGGGGTACTCAAAACTTGAGTACGTTTCGATGACTACCCCTTTGGAAATACGACGAACCTGTTCCACACGCCGACATTTTTAATGCGTTTAAACATCAGCAACATCGTCGCGATGCAGTACAAACATTCCAGAACCTCCATGATCGTGCACTGCGACCGCGCGCACGTTAAACACGCGATCACTTCTTCCACGTCGGAGACGGTCTTCGAGATGACGACGAGCGCCGCTATCAGACACCACGGGTTCATGTTCTACAAACAACGAATTTGTTATCGATCTGTTGTCTCATCTATGTTTGTGAAACTCTTTGGATTCATAGTTTCCGAAAATTACTGATCCGAATGCATTTAAACACGGTCTGAAGCAAAGCCAACAGTTGTTGATATGCGTAGTAGTTTATAGTATACTGAAAGTTTTGaggttaattttcattttttttcaattcattcctTAGATGATTCAGTTATGAAGTTCAGTAATATAGTAAAACTTCGAAACTCTCAGAACAAactttttatatcatcaactgtgggttttgccGCGTCAGCTATATCATCTACAGAATATGACAGGAATACCAGGGGCctgttccatagtcatggcttggacttaagacctgtctaaaactattttagttctatagctaatctaacaacttaagaccagtcttaagatttaagaccactttccggcttaagtctcgactgaggaaccggccccaggagtGTCTTTCTAGAGATATACATACCCCATCCTCGATACAATCGTCTAATCGTTCAGCAATCAACGCTCGAGCCCACGAGTATTTCTTGTGTTTCGCCAGACATTCGTTCATATTTTTCGACGAAACGCGCTTGAAATCTTTCATAAATCTGTAAAAATTTTGGAACGATTGTAAATTTCAATCGAGTCAAATCTACCTCGCGCTACTtaatgggataccggcaaAACTACCGAGGGAAACGAGGATTTTGCAATAATCCGCCAGGATCGCTAGCGGTTACTCAgttaccgcgcttcaattttcttcaaaattcaagtCAACCTTTCTGATTAgtttatcaattttcagtgaaatcaatacCATACAATGAGTGGGAAAAGGAGTCTTATATCTATCCGACGAATCATTTGATAACTTTCGTATTTGGAGGCctaaaaattcgaattttattgaaaatgaactgattttctcTACGAATAACCCTGTATTTTGTTGCACCATCTGGTGTTGCTTACCTGATCAGTTGTGATAAGAAATCTGACGGTAATTTTATACCGCATTTCTCGCGAATGATTCCATTCATGTAAGCGGCTTCGTTACCGATTCCGGCTTTCAATTTGTGATACCTCTTCTTCCACGGAACAAACTTAAtttaaatatcaaaaatttggTTACGCATCTATAATAATACGAGTCTCACGATAGCTTCAGGGCTGACAACCTCTGCAAAGTGCTATTGGTAACAACTTGAATttctttcagtaacatttcatttaaatatgaaagaaaatgatcGAATTATAAGTAATCGAAGCAATGACCCTCAGTAACAGCTTTCACATTTCTGTACGCATCTAACAAATCATATCAGTATTTTTTGAGAACTTGACAAAATACATGTCCTTCTGAAGGAGAAATTAGGCGAGATCATAACAAGGTATTGCTGCTCCAAATTCACAACTGCTATTCAATGCCACATTGCGAATCCATTTTCAATACACTCAAACTTTGAACCCATTAGATTTCTTGCGGGacctttttttatttatctTACCTTTTCATCGGACAAAATATCGTTCCACTGTAAACAAACGCGATTACTATTCAAACACAAATCCAACATCGGCAGTTGACAAAATATCAACTCCAAAACTTCGCGCGGCAACGATTCGAAATAGTTCACATCGATCGTCTGCCGCTTCGCCGTCTGCACGTCGGCGCTGTCGCCGAATAATCCGAATTGCGCCTGACTCAAAATCATCGCGTCCGTATCGCTGTCGTCGTTAATTGTGGTCAGATCGACGACGTGCGTCGGTGGCAAACCGTTCAAACCGCGAGACGTTTCCGCGTTCAGCGCCGCGAGCGAGAACGACGTGCGCCAGCCGCCGCCGACGCTCAAGCGGTTATTCGCCGTCGTTTTTTTATCGATCGTTTTTCGTCGTTTTTTTCGTTTCGTCGTTTTTTTGTCCGCGTTCTGACTTTTCTGATTCGCGATCATCATTTCGAACACGTTTTTCGGCGGCGTCGATTCCGCCTTTTCCGGCGGCGGCGGATTTCGAACGGACGGACTCGTCGACGGCACGTCGCTTAGATAACTACGTAAAGAATTTTTCTGAGGCACCGGAGCGACGGAATTTTTTTTCCATCCGATGCTAAAAGTATTCGAAACATTTCCGACGTGATCGTCGACTGGTAGAGCTATTCTAGTTAAACTGCTCGCCGACTGGAATCCGAAATTAACCCCGGGCCCGGCCGCAGGCGCGCTCGGACCGCAGTAATCGCCCGGCTTCGACCGCGGATACAGACCGCGGTTCGGATCTTTCGAACTGGTTTCGACGCGCGCGGGATCGGTCAATGCCTGCGAACCTGACGCGGTTCTCGCGTGGTCGACGCAAGCGTTCGAATCCATGTGGATTCGTCGGCGTTTCATCGTCGATTCTTCTGATTCGTGAGATTCCCGATCCACAGAAAAGATATCCTCGTCTGATTCAGTATTATCACTGTTTTCGACAAGAGGACTAACTCCAGGTACTAAATGACTAGCTTCAGCACTAATTACTCCAATTTTAGTCTTTTCCTCTGTAAGTGATTTTTCTAAATCCTGGCTACTACGCAAAAGTTCTTCATCAGAATCAGAATTACCAATGACTACAGGACTAACTCCAGTGACTAAATCACTAACTTTGACATCACTAGTTACTCCGATTCTAGTCTTTTCCTCGATACAATGTAGAAGTTCTTCATCAGAATCAGAATTACCGATGACTACAGGACTAACTTCAGTGACTAAATGACTAACTGCAATATCAAGATCACTAGTTACTTCGATTCTAGTCTTTTCCTCGGTAAATGATTTTTCTAGATCCTGGCTACAACGTAGAAGTTCTTCATCAGAATCAGAATTACCGATGACTACAGGACTAACTTCAGTGACTAAATGACTAACTGCAACATCGAGATCACTAGTTACTTCGATTCTAGTCTTTTCCTCtgtaaatgatttttctaGATCCTGGCTACAACCCAAAAGTTCTTCATCGGAATCAGAATTACCAATGACTACAGGACTAACTTCAGTGACTAAATGACCACCTGCAACATCAAGATCACTAGTTACTTCGATTCTAGTCTTATCCTCGGTAAATGATTTTTCTAGATCCTGGCTACAACGTAGAAGTTCTTCATCAGAATCAGAATTACCGATGACTACAGGACTAACTTCAGTGACTAAATGACTAACTGCGACATCGAGATCACTAGTTACTTCGATTCTAGTCTTTTCCTCtgtaaatgatttttctaGATCCTGGCTACAACGTAGAAGTTCTTcatcagaatcagaatttCCAGCCACTAAATGACTAACAAACAAATCAAGATCAGTAGCTACACCAGATTTAGTCTTTTTCTTATTTGGAAACGACCGATTTTCGAGTTCCTGGCTGCAACGCAGAAGTTCCTCATCGGAATCTGAACCAAATTCCATTGCGATCTTCTATTTGCCATCATTAGCAGTGATCATCAAAACCTTGAAATAAAAGTTGTGAAAGTTAAATTTTTTAATTCCACCATCGATGAGgtctcacacagaaccccttatattacacatatcaatgtttatagacattattgtaacggttttcaTCACAAAACATGTCTTATCAACTCACCCACCTGTGGTGCAAACATTTTTTACGCACTAACAACATTTTTAGGGTCAGGTTCAACTAATTTATTACTTTCAACCCTCTCAATCGGTACATTTCAAGTCAGGCATAAATGTAATTCAACCCGTAACAAACCTTAGATAACCAGGTGTATCATCGACATCTCTGCCCCACGTTTAGGTCAAGGCTATTTTGTAtgtttcaatatgaaataagaacTAAGTTGTACACTCCTACAGTTAATGAAGACAATTAGCTAGGTCGACAAATGCCACCACTTTCGGCTCTGTAGCTGAATGAAAGGATTATCTACAGTCTCCTACAGGGTGATGGCCACATctatttgacttgctttttccgactattccctgacatgcacattGCTTTCCCCGACTAGATCAGCTATGAacccaatcaattaacacaaatTGAATACGCAAAACATAGCCTACTGTCCGTCACAcctactctccgtgcgacgttttggtccgtaatttcgttaataatcggtttatctacctttattatgcatcaatttgttaagtgaggaatttgcattcagaaataaacaacaattttcacttaagttgtttttgttttcatttatgagcgatagtttactcagcatacgctcgcgtaatgctgaaaaaaccgctccgcggacgctcggaaacgttacagtgacgtcatcacctgctcattagcatatcaaaatacagtaggtggcgccacgtgacgggccataaaagccgtttttcagcattacgcgagcgtatgctaggtaaactatcgctgatagaagaaaacacaaacaaatttctgccagttcatgatttatttctgaatgcaaattccttactgaacaaattgatgcataatatttacagatcaaccgattattaacgaaattacggaccaaaacgtcgcatgaagagcatgtgtgacagacagtagatggaaactgtttgatttttcatGGCGCTCTCAAAAAATTTCCATGTACCTTTAATGTTTTTAACGAAATTCCCTGACTCTGCGTTCAACTGAGGAAATCGAAGATTCCAGTCGTGACAATCGAGGTTATTCCAGGCAGCGCTAGTGTATACATTCAAATAATGACAATGAGGCCTTTTTCTCAAGACTCAATCAAAATCCACCCATAACCGGCCACAATTTCAATGACAAATACTAAATTGCCCTATACATTTGAACCCTTAAAATCAAAGTGAGTTTACCAAGAGATGCCATTTGCTTAAGTTCTGATGTGGGAGGCTAAAGGTCTTACAGAGCACAGTGTCTTATATTGTAGACTGCCttattaagaattttttttgataaaGGCCCTATTTTGATGTGATTGCTATTGTTACTACCAAATAATCATCATACACATAGTACGAGTTGTCTATTGAAATTTCTTGTAGGGCCTATACTGTCATCAGTTTTCAAATATCCAATTAAGAGATTATATGTTTGCACAGAGTCAGAGAGAGAACAGGGTTTGTAGTAAGTAATCAGATAGCAAGTCGGTAAACAGGATTTTACCTGAAAAAGTAAGCCCTATAATCAGCACCCTAGCCTGAAATGTTTCTATAAATAcagtaaaacaaaaataataccTTGTTTTgcctaaaaataaaattggtCGTGTCGACATTTCGTAGACGTAGAATGCAAAAAAATTGTACACCTAATCAGTTAATTTCGaaaactgccgggtctgttatttaTGATCATTGTAGCCAGGTAACAAAACATTTCATCCAAATGTAACAAATTTGATCGGTAAGATTCGACGCGTTCTatttaacaaaatatgtcaatatagtaattgaaattgaatttgttgggattcCCCGATTTTCGAAGCcgattttgatcttaaaatagggatagtccctgttgtttatttgcCAATTTGGCTTGTAAATTTCgttagattttttgattgagtgtcccttacagttacagacccaccacacctgccgggagcgaaacagggggtttcgAAGCCGATTTTAACGAACTTACACAAATTAACAGCGGTCACCAACTATCCACCAGTATCACCAATATCACCAGCATCTACCTCGAATCTTTTAAAACAGCGCAAAACAATCAGTAATCACTTGAACACGGTGGAAAATACAAATATCCgattcaaagatttaaaaacataaCTTTCCGAATTCCACTTTTTCTGCTCCACCAATTCGATCAATCGCGCAATCACTCACTTCCCAGTGCTAGTCTTCCAATGGCACAGTCAACCAGTCTAGAGTTCCGAAATCAATGCGCTCCAAAACTAAATGACCAGACCTCCAGCAACATTGAACATTGAAGCATTGTAGATATAGGGGTGCCTACTAATTAGATCATTAGTCATAGTTATGTTATTAATCTTACTGAATTAATTAGCAATTTTTTgggaaattttgttttgacgCGCAGAATCAAATATAGAGGAGAGCTCCGAGATTATCCCACGAAACTTAACAGCGGCAGGCGGACCGTGCCCGGCTGCCCGGCATCGTTTACGTTGCGGGATTGATGACGTTCTATTTTTCATCTTGTTCCATCCGACGACATTCATTTTTCGtataataaattctgaaatgtGTGAATCAGATTCCATGTATCCATTGCGTTTTTCGGATCAACGGGGATTACCCAGATTCCGGCGTGCCGCAGCCTACTGGCTTCAGAAGCATTGCACAACAAATGTTATTCTTCTGCAtcgctagttgaagttattgtattaaaCGGATCAAAATTGCTTGAATGAAATTCAGAGTGGTTTACGGCATCCAATGTGAGGTAGAGAAATATCACAAATTTGTCAGGATTGAATTTCGCAGGGCATTTTATGTTAGCAAGTAAATTCTACGACAATGGAAGCAGAATTCTGAATCCCCGAATTCACATTTCTTAATTCACCGGTTTTGCTAAATAAGCGCAGAACATGAATAATAGAACGATTTGGACGTTGCTGATGTATACCAACCAATGAATCGTCTAAGCCACGAAAATTTGTGCGTATAacacttatttcaaatgagAATTCAAAGAAATTAGATTTACATACGAAGTTTTGATAAAAGAACATCAAACTATGGCTGGAAAACTCTTGTTAAACCGTCAATGTAATTTGATTCAGTGCAGAATTTCGGTGAATGTTTTCTGTGATGAATGGTTCAAACTTAATCAAAACTACGACGACTGAAAAGATACAAAAGCTGATTGAATTCCATTTTGTATTCACTAGACTTTTCGTGGTTCCGAAAAGAACAACAATCGACCTGTTTTTACAGAGATTGCGGCATAGTACCTTATGAGATGTCCGATAGCAACATTACTAGCACGACTTTCGCATCGACAGCGCTGCAACTCAATCTATGTCAGCGAATTCAAACTCGTCCTGTTAAATGGATCAACAAATTCTGCGTATTCGTGTATTTATGCTGGTATCTACCGGCGTCTGTAGTGGGTTTAATATTCAACGCATTCACGTTGTTAGTTCTGAAACGatttaaatctgatgtttattttctaatcaaaATTCTCGCTTTAAACGATCTTACGTTTATGATCGCTACATTCATTCTGTATCCGCTGAGAACTGCGTACATTTACGCAGTTTTAGGGGATATTGTGTTTCGCAGGAATGACTGGTATTTTGGTTTGATTTTCATCTCAGTTTCTTTGCCATTTTTCTACATGTTTCAGATGACGCGTAACTGGTGCACTGTACTGCTCAGTCTAGAGCGGttaatcgtcgtattgttTCCGATAAAATCTCGTAGATTTCCCATGAAGTTAGTATCGGTATGGGCGATGGTGTTGATTTCGCTGGTTAGTTTTTGTGgtcatttcattcaattccTACCGAACAATCGTCTCGAATTCATGAATTGTCCCGATCACTGGCCCTATATTACGATGCGTAAGGGTCGGTACTGGCGCAGTTGGTACCGCGGTTTCTTATGGCGTTACATAGTTTCAGAGCGATATCTCTTCATGTATCTCACTGTTATGATCCCAATTTGCCTTTTGACTCTAATCAACGTCATTCTTATTTGCGCGATATTTGTGCGTCGGGTTAATCGACGTTCAGAGCTCGGTGTAACTGATGAATCGTCTAGAAGGGAAATGAGGGTTTTAAAGATGGTTTTATCAGTAGTTTCGTTATTTATTATTTGCGaaggttttggttttatcgaccgTCTTATGGGTTTAAGATACATTCCGATGCTCGTGGGCGGGTCTATGAGACAAATTGCGATGGGATTTTCTATCGTCGATTCGTCATTGAACTTCATCGTGTATTGCTCGACGAATGgtaaattcagaaaaatagCTATCGATATCTTTAACAAAGCCCGCACCAGGCATTCCAAGTAACTTTGCCGTCTGTAATGGTTGTGAAAAATTGATAGAGCCACAATGTTGCTTATCAATTTAATTGATGGGAATTGCGGAGTCAGATCAAACAAGTATGTACATATTCATTGATGGGCACATTTTACGATAAATCTAATACGATAATCGTAATCCAAGAATTGCATTAGGAAGGCAACTCACCCGAATATAAATCTCAGGAAATGAGACGTATGTACGATAATGATGGTATACCAGAAACCACCGGATTTGATCAGTCTTCGCAGATACGATGCACACTAGCAAACATCGCCTTTAGACCCGGGGCCTACCCTTTTTTTTCAGAGTTAATCCTTCCCAGCGTCCGTCCGTCGCATCAGAGTAATCGTACGAATCGATACATAAGGCGTACCGGCGATCTCTGTCAGTCTCGTCAGGCAATTTGATCTTACAAAAGAAATCCTATTTCGAAAGTAGCAAAGACTCTTGATATTCAAAACcaattaaatgatattttctactCCCCGCCTAAAGAATCCGCGCTTACATATACGTGTCATATATTTGTACACACGATCCTAAATCGATGTGAAATGTCACCAAATTATGAGTCTGTTGTCAACTAATCACAAAGCActgaaaaagtgaaaatacTCTAATACTTTTCTTCAATGCCGAGACTAAATCATGAGTGCCGAGAATAGTCACAGATACAACGACAAAGTAGCCGTCGATCATACCGAGCTAGCTTTAGCCCGGGCCAACGACCCGGCGACTCTGTGCGCGAGTACCCCGCAAGATTCCGGCCTATGGAGTTTACAATGTTTCGCAACTGTAAGTACAGTAAGATGGATACGTGAATGGGTGGAATTCCAAATCGGTTAGGGTCGGGCTATGGGTCACGTGTTTGGTAGGTGGGGTCGGGCTAAATGGGGTGATACGGCAGGGTGGCGGGccatgtacaggggtgtcccgggttcgaacccagtaattactgacactgattcagagttgtcctTATTCCGAAGAGATGATGTAcagtcccgggttcgaacccagtaattattgGCACTCATGAAATAGACGTGATGCCACACTACACCGTctggtgctgccgctatgctcaacATTAGCGGattttttatacactaacgtgAATTGTCTCTGGCAACCAAGGCAGAGAGTCTACTGCCAGAGTCAGTTCGTGTTAGTTTATGCAAAGGTTCAGAGTGGCTCTGACGCTAAATGCAAGATACAGGgttcccgggttcgaatccagtgGGACGATTTACTCATGGGCATGCCCGGGCTTTCTTGGGGTTCCTGGAAGGGATCGGGCCTGTAGGTGATTTCTGGGCCATGGCAACCAGTCAACAGGTGCGCACTattggacaggcaaccagtctagcggTGGCGCGGCAATCCCATTGcaatacaatatcaaaatggcgtAACACGAAAAGCGAAAACCTCACCTAATTCCAAACATTGCCACCCTCCTTTCCGACCCCTGAAGTCAGTATTTTAATATTTGGTAAGTGTTCGTAACATTGGTTTAAATTgcgaaaaatattccatctcagatattgtgggaaatcattatttcagaGGCACATCGTACAACGAACGGTGCACATGGTGGTGCTCAGTCAAGCATATCGTCATTCCATCCTGATATTTCTAGACCCTTCCTTTACCCTGCTGTGTTGTAATGAATTTGTTCTTAAATGATTCCATCCACTGATTACATCGAAGAATGAAAACGGTGTGagtttatttcatcttttaaatgtGTTCTTCATCggtttctgaaatgaaagaatataatatttaaggcaatggatattttgccaatgcggcaTTATTTTAGTGAatgctattttgccaatggctaTATACAATAAGatatagtaataaaatataacaataacatcattatattggttttaacttttagggttagggtttcgatAGGGTTGGGGTCTAGAGGGTTAGGGTGAGGTTTAGGGTCCgtttttacccctagggatagggttagggtaaggtgaggctatagTATATGTAGTGAAAATTTACATCAGGATTGCAAGAATCTCGGTGGTCAAGTAGGAAGACTTTATGCTAGCATTTTACTGGTCCGGGTTTGAGTCCCGCTCTATGCCCCTATTTTCTGTAAatctgttctccacactttccttgaattttttaAGTCACGCACCTCAGTGCGCATACGCCGGGTCAATTAACCAATCAGAACGAACCATTGGCAAAAAACAAGAATAATCCCGCATTAAtggcattggcaaaatatccaccacTGCCTTTATTTTAGCACCGCTTCTTATTGTGTgacagaaaattttgaatgatgaaataacCCCCGACAATCCTGACTTTTGAGGTGAGGGTAAACTGAAATCCTTCTTACTCCAATAGCCTGGGCCCTCTGCCTACCTGGGTCGCCGGATGATGACGTTAGACTAGCAATCCGCTGatccgggttcgaatcccgctcTATGGTCCTAATTTCTCTAACtctattctccacactttccttgaatctTTTAAGTGACGCACCTCTGTACGCATGCGCGTCGTcaattagccaatcagcgtcgttggcaaaatagcgttaacaggaataatgccgcattggcaaaatatccactgaCAATATTTAAACTATTCATGTTTCTTCATTACtttcttgtttatatttcatgttcaaCTCTAGATGCAAAATCTAAAGCGTGGATAGAAAAACCCCGTGAATAAATGAACTGCAGATTGGAGCGGACAATTTGAtatgtaagtttgaattctataTGTGATATTTCTTCAGTTATTTCTAAGGAAAGAAAAAACAATCTTAGATTTGTCTATTTTAGGTATCACTTCAACATGTTCaatgggaattttgattcagCGCAGGAAAACAAGGAATCACCCTCGGATTCTGCACAGGACATCAAGGAATCAGTGAACTTCACAATCAGACTTTTTTGTTTTCGCACcggacatcaggaatcactatGGATTCGGCACAGGACATcaaggaatcagtgtttcacaatcagacttttggattcagcacaggacatcGGGAATCACTATTGgtggaaattcaagataagttgcatttatctttatatatcGGTTGTTGACTTGATTTTAAGGGACCAGTTTCATAGTGTTTGATATAAAACCATGTTTTGAAGTGAAATCACAGAAACCTGTTGCACTTAttctatcatttcaaatttctattaCATGATTAGTACATGGTTGGGattgttattatttaagttaaaGCGATTTAAaggttttctaaattgtgatcagctcaaatgttatttctaatcaatatgaaactggttcctgatGTCAATTTTACAgctgttatcaatcattttcctTCGTGACAATCAGATCATAGAGTAAATTGCTGTAGGcctacttatttcatactgattgaacagtgacagatccatgtaacattgtgtacagatacagggtacagatcactgcattacttcatcctgtgattgaacagtgatttaatgttctctcatcttcactAGATTCCCATTTGTCTtaactaaaacatcattacattttaactCATCTAACCGTGGGGTTCGGGG carries:
- the LOC141902444 gene encoding F-box DNA helicase 1-like isoform X2, translated to MEFGSDSDEELLRCSQELENRSFPNKKKTKSGVATDLDLFVSHLVAGNSDSDEELLRCSQDLEKSFTEEKTRIEVTSDLDVAVSHLVTEVSPVVIGNSDSDEELLRCSQDLEKSFTEDKTRIEVTSDLDVAGGHLVTEVSPVVIGNSDSDEELLGCSQDLEKSFTEEKTRIEVTSDLDVAVSHLVTEVSPVVIGNSDSDEELLRCSQDLEKSFTEEKTRIEVTSDLDIAVSHLVTEVSPVVIGNSDSDEELLHCIEEKTRIGVTSDVKVSDLVTGVSPVVIGNSDSDEELLRSSQDLEKSLTEEKTKIGVISAEASHLVPGVSPLVENSDNTESDEDIFSVDRESHESEESTMKRRRIHMDSNACVDHARTASGSQALTDPARVETSSKDPNRGLYPRSKPGDYCGPSAPAAGPGVNFGFQSASSLTRIALPVDDHVGNVSNTFSIGWKKNSVAPVPQKNSLRSYLSDVPSTSPSVRNPPPPEKAESTPPKNVFEMMIANQKSQNADKKTTKRKKRRKTIDKKTTANNRLSVGGGWRTSFSLAALNAETSRGLNGLPPTHVVDLTTINDDSDTDAMILSQAQFGLFGDSADVQTAKRQTIDVNYFESLPREVLELIFCQLPMLDLCLNSNRVCLQWNDILSDEKFVPWKKRYHKLKAGIGNEAAYMNGIIREKCGIKLPSDFLSQLIRFMKDFKRVSSKNMNECLAKHKKYSWARALIAERLDDCIEDGNMNPWCLIAALVVISKTVSDVEEVIACLTCARSQCTIMEVLECLYCIATMLLMFKRIKNVGVWNSIHYRVYYALYLYENSSRSSVDQLQTAFSSNKGQQTILQYSQSEKGLRLTHEQMRIVNHNIDAGETIKIVAFAGTGKTTTLVKYTQVRPSQRFLLIVYNRSMADHAVKIFPGNVTSKTSHSLAYAKFGRMYARKLTGNLKVKEISESIVLKKGMSLFVRAKLVILTINDFCASADRDLTTAHVPLSRLDMNKNSPQLVEVPHEHRMMVLEDAEMIWKRMIDVRDDMKITHDGYLKVYQLSRPKLYNFDCILIDEAQDLTPAIADVLLSQSQGKILVGDPRQQIYAFRGAVNSMQQVQASKIFYLTQSFRFGPEIAQVADCILSALHGERRKNLVGSGITGGIEGDREGQLAIITRSNFTLFKEAVNLCCSTANEEVRVAFVGGAEAFGFNTILDIYALQLSDPERRKGGLQIKHPLIKHFRSLPDLEKYASSVMDNELLGKIRIVRTYNHNLPSHIAKIRSKTVTDQRIADVLFSTAHKSKGLEFDTVRLTDDYNVLPGEGNQSFQIKDDEKNILYVAATRAKKRLQLSASVFTVLQLCGEKFEFPQLSSELEMKEGKLVCSAMKSEFKPKALTLVRQSIKLTERRNREVYCRRVT
- the LOC141902444 gene encoding F-box DNA helicase 1-like isoform X1; this translates as MEFGSDSDEELLRCSQELENRSFPNKKKTKSGVATDLDLFVSHLVAGNSDSDEELLRCSQDLEKSFTEEKTRIEVTSDLDVAVSHLVTEVSPVVIGNSDSDEELLRCSQDLEKSFTEDKTRIEVTSDLDVAGGHLVTEVSPVVIGNSDSDEELLGCSQDLEKSFTEEKTRIEVTSDLDVAVSHLVTEVSPVVIGNSDSDEELLRCSQDLEKSFTEEKTRIEVTSDLDIAVSHLVTEVSPVVIGNSDSDEELLHCIEEKTRIGVTSDVKVSDLVTGVSPVVIGNSDSDEELLRSSQDLEKSLTEEKTKIGVISAEASHLVPGVSPLVENSDNTESDEDIFSVDRESHESEESTMKRRRIHMDSNACVDHARTASGSQALTDPARVETSSKDPNRGLYPRSKPGDYCGPSAPAAGPGVNFGFQSASSLTRIALPVDDHVGNVSNTFSIGWKKNSVAPVPQKNSLRSYLSDVPSTSPSVRNPPPPEKAESTPPKNVFEMMIANQKSQNADKKTTKRKKRRKTIDKKTTANNRLSVGGGWRTSFSLAALNAETSRGLNGLPPTHVVDLTTINDDSDTDAMILSQAQFGLFGDSADVQTAKRQTIDVNYFESLPREVLELIFCQLPMLDLCLNSNRVCLQWNDILSDEKFVPWKKRYHKLKAGIGNEAAYMNGIIREKCGIKLPSDFLSQLIRFMKDFKRVSSKNMNECLAKHKKYSWARALIAERLDDCIEDGNMNPWCLIAALVVISKTVSDVEEVIACLTCARSQCTIMEVLECLYCIATMLLMFKRIKNVGVWNSIHYRVYYALYLYENSSRSSVDQLQTAFSSNKGQQTILQYSQSEKGLRLTHEQMRIVNHNIDAGETIKIVAFAGTGKTTTLVKYTQVRPSQRFLLIVYNRSMADHAVKIFPGNVTSKTSHSLAYAKFGRMYARKLTGNLKVKEISESIVLKKGMSLFVRAKLVILTINDFCASADRDLTTAHVPLSRLDMNKNSPQLVEVPHEHRMMVLEDAEMIWKRMIDVRDDMKITHDGYLKVYQLSRPKLYNFDCILIDEAQDLTPAIADVLLSQSQGKILVGDPRQQIYAFRGAVNSMQQVQASKIFYLTQSFRFGPEIAQVADCILSALHGERRKNLVGSGITGGIEGDREGQLAIITRSNFTLFKEAVNLCCSTANEEVRVAFVGGAEAFGFNTILDIYALQLSDPERRKGGLQIKHPLIKHFRSLPDLEKYASSVMDNELLGKIRIVRTYNHNLPSHIAKIRSKTVTDQRIADVLFSTAHKSKGLEFDTVRLTDDYNVLPGEGNQSFQIKDDEKNILYVAATRAKKRLQLSASVFTVLQLCGEKFEFPQLSSELEMKEGKLVCSAMKSEFKPKALTLVRQSIKLADGTKKPGGILSPCYVTENNEAFGELLGLQDDDPRPERTEEDEENDNFYVVVDLW